Proteins encoded in a region of the Wenzhouxiangella sp. XN201 genome:
- the panC gene encoding pantoate--beta-alanine ligase, with product MPRVVESLSELHQAIGRARDRGRRIGFVPTMGNLHRGHLSLVEAAAPRCETTVASIFVNPTQFGPGEDFDAYPRSLEADLEALASVGCDFVWAPPVETMYPLKQPFMLRVPERLADCLCGRSRPGHFDGVATVVLRLFSQVAPDLAVFGEKDFQQLLILRQMARDFSLPVELLGAPIVREDDGLAMSSRNGYLDESERAAAPTLYRVLETTAKGLNAGEDFTALKAQGFDELESAGFRPDYLEWRSAEDLGKPRAGRPSRVFGAAWLGRARLIDNVPL from the coding sequence ATGCCGCGCGTCGTCGAGTCGTTGTCGGAATTGCACCAGGCGATCGGTCGAGCCCGCGACCGGGGCCGTCGAATCGGCTTCGTGCCCACCATGGGGAATCTCCACCGCGGCCATCTCAGCCTGGTCGAGGCGGCTGCCCCGCGCTGCGAGACCACAGTGGCATCGATTTTCGTCAATCCGACCCAGTTCGGGCCCGGCGAGGATTTCGACGCTTATCCCCGCAGCCTCGAGGCCGATCTCGAAGCCCTGGCTTCGGTCGGCTGCGACTTCGTCTGGGCGCCTCCGGTCGAGACCATGTACCCGCTTAAGCAACCTTTCATGCTGCGCGTGCCCGAGAGGCTGGCCGACTGCCTGTGCGGCCGCTCGCGGCCGGGCCACTTCGACGGTGTAGCGACCGTGGTGCTGCGACTGTTCAGCCAGGTGGCACCCGACCTTGCTGTGTTCGGCGAAAAGGACTTCCAGCAACTGCTGATCCTCAGGCAAATGGCGCGTGACTTCTCGCTGCCGGTCGAGCTGCTCGGTGCGCCCATCGTGCGCGAAGACGACGGCCTGGCGATGAGCTCGCGCAATGGCTATCTGGATGAATCCGAACGCGCCGCGGCACCGACGCTCTACCGCGTGCTCGAAACGACTGCCAAAGGATTGAACGCCGGCGAGGACTTTACGGCGCTGAAGGCGCAAGGCTTCGATGAACTGGAGTCAGCGGGTTTCCGCCCCGACTATCTGGAATGGCGCTCGGCCGAAGATCTCGGCAAACCCCGGGCGGGTCGACCGAGCCGCGTTTTCGGTGCCGCCTGGCTGGGGCGGGCGAGGCTGATCGATAACGTGCCTCTCTGA
- a CDS encoding ParA family protein: protein MRTIAIVNAKGGCGKTTIATSLAAALAWDGHAVALGDMDPQQSAADWLANRPEEYPEIIGVTPHKGQLRAPPEADTLVLDTPAAIHGHELGNVVRRSQTILVPVLPSHIDMRAAWRFLNHLLELKPVEKGEVRVGLIANRVKPHTIVYRELTGFLDDFRVPVVGQLRDTMNYVRAFERGLSVSDLPPYLAWQDWEQWEQVMDWIRSKKSVGKG, encoded by the coding sequence ATGCGAACCATTGCCATCGTCAACGCCAAGGGCGGATGCGGCAAGACCACCATCGCGACCAGCCTGGCCGCGGCACTGGCCTGGGATGGCCACGCCGTGGCGCTGGGCGACATGGATCCCCAACAATCGGCCGCCGACTGGCTGGCGAACCGCCCCGAGGAGTACCCGGAAATCATCGGTGTCACGCCTCACAAGGGGCAGCTCAGGGCACCGCCCGAAGCCGACACCCTGGTGCTCGACACCCCGGCGGCGATCCATGGCCACGAGCTGGGCAATGTGGTGCGGCGCTCCCAGACGATCCTGGTGCCGGTACTGCCCTCGCACATCGACATGCGCGCGGCCTGGCGCTTCCTCAATCACCTGCTCGAGCTCAAACCGGTCGAAAAAGGCGAGGTCCGCGTCGGCCTGATCGCCAACCGCGTCAAGCCCCACACCATCGTCTACCGCGAACTCACGGGCTTTCTCGATGACTTCCGCGTCCCGGTCGTCGGGCAACTGCGCGACACCATGAATTACGTGCGCGCTTTCGAGCGCGGCTTGAGCGTCTCGGACCTGCCGCCCTACCTGGCCTGGCAGGACTGGGAGCAATGGGAACAGGTGATGGACTGGATTCGCAGCAAGAAGTCGGTCGGGAAGGGCTGA
- a CDS encoding YiiD C-terminal domain-containing protein, giving the protein MDNTISEAAWLERTLTTDIPLGGAMDLTVTRLDDEGVELTLPLAPSVNDKGTAFGGALASAMILAGWALPRLLLRRAGMSAELVIGRCETRFLTPVRGDFRALCAWPRASDGRRFIERVEEKGRASLLLEPRILAAEGVAATLVAKYAALRG; this is encoded by the coding sequence ATGGATAACACGATCAGCGAAGCCGCCTGGCTGGAACGCACCCTCACGACCGACATTCCCCTGGGCGGTGCAATGGATTTGACCGTCACGCGCCTCGACGACGAAGGCGTGGAGTTGACCCTGCCGCTGGCACCCAGTGTCAACGACAAGGGCACGGCTTTCGGCGGCGCCCTGGCCAGCGCCATGATCCTGGCGGGATGGGCCCTGCCGCGGCTGCTGCTCCGGCGCGCCGGAATGAGTGCGGAACTGGTCATTGGCCGCTGCGAAACGCGCTTTCTCACGCCCGTGCGCGGCGATTTCCGGGCGCTATGTGCCTGGCCCCGGGCCTCCGATGGCCGGCGTTTCATCGAACGCGTCGAAGAGAAGGGTCGCGCCAGCCTGCTGCTGGAACCCCGTATCCTGGCCGCAGAAGGGGTGGCGGCGACGCTCGTGGCAAAGTATGCTGCCCTGAGAGGGTAG
- a CDS encoding MFS transporter, producing MPAASESSALPFVARNLMPREVRTNAAMAVALGAIEGGLVGIVVKTQFDGVASAAWVNFAVALVAGAPAFANIVSLWVSGLAEGRDKPPWVAALMAATSLFLITMALVPTSPVGLVAITLAMILARLAWAGVITLRAAIWRANFPRHVRARITGWITIIYSLTIAATAALIGALMNWWPEIWRVAFPIAGLAGLLAAWRYQATRVRQGRRLQTDELAQRHERHGGQLRAAWQILREDRWYRRYMLTMFAFGSGNLMVIALLVVLLNEQFGFARFEQVLITTALPLVTLAIFTPIWARRLDAVHILDYRARQAWMFVITMLLFTLASITGIELLFWAGALSMGVSFAGGKLGWNLGHNDFASDDKSTLYMGIHVTLTGIRGLLAPLLGVGVYQLLEAAGEGWGRFVLAFPFTLTLGGAITFVLLARLRRKGLPES from the coding sequence ATGCCCGCCGCCTCTGAATCATCCGCGCTTCCCTTTGTCGCCCGCAATCTGATGCCGCGCGAAGTGCGCACCAACGCGGCCATGGCGGTTGCCCTGGGGGCGATCGAGGGCGGGCTGGTCGGGATCGTGGTCAAGACGCAGTTCGACGGCGTCGCGAGCGCGGCCTGGGTCAATTTCGCCGTGGCCCTGGTGGCCGGCGCGCCGGCGTTTGCCAACATCGTGAGCCTGTGGGTTTCCGGTCTGGCCGAGGGTCGTGACAAGCCGCCCTGGGTGGCGGCGCTGATGGCCGCCACCTCGCTGTTTCTGATCACCATGGCGCTGGTGCCGACCAGCCCGGTCGGCCTGGTCGCCATCACCCTGGCCATGATTCTCGCGCGGCTGGCCTGGGCGGGCGTCATCACGCTCAGGGCGGCGATCTGGCGGGCCAATTTTCCGCGCCATGTGCGCGCCCGGATCACTGGCTGGATCACCATCATCTATTCGCTCACCATCGCCGCCACGGCGGCCTTGATCGGGGCCCTGATGAACTGGTGGCCGGAAATCTGGCGGGTCGCCTTTCCCATCGCAGGACTGGCCGGTCTGCTCGCGGCCTGGCGCTATCAGGCCACGCGTGTGCGCCAGGGCCGGAGGCTGCAGACCGACGAACTCGCCCAGCGCCACGAGCGCCACGGCGGACAACTGCGCGCGGCCTGGCAGATCCTGCGCGAGGATCGCTGGTATCGCCGCTACATGCTGACCATGTTCGCTTTCGGCAGCGGCAACCTGATGGTCATCGCCCTGCTGGTGGTGCTGCTCAACGAACAGTTCGGCTTTGCCCGGTTCGAGCAGGTGCTGATTACCACGGCACTGCCCTTGGTGACGCTTGCGATCTTCACGCCGATCTGGGCGCGTCGGCTCGATGCCGTCCACATTCTCGACTACCGCGCCCGGCAGGCCTGGATGTTCGTGATCACCATGCTGCTGTTCACGCTGGCTTCGATCACCGGCATTGAGCTGTTGTTCTGGGCCGGTGCGTTGTCGATGGGCGTCTCATTTGCCGGCGGCAAGCTCGGCTGGAATCTGGGCCACAATGATTTCGCCAGCGACGACAAGTCGACTCTCTACATGGGCATCCACGTCACCCTGACCGGTATTCGCGGTCTGCTGGCGCCGCTGCTGGGGGTTGGCGTGTATCAGCTTCTCGAGGCGGCCGGCGAAGGCTGGGGGCGTTTCGTGCTGGCGTTTCCCTTCACCCTGACCCTGGGAGGTGCGATTACCTTCGTGCTGCTGGCCCGGCTGCGTCGGAAGGGGCTTCCGGAATCATGA
- a CDS encoding TonB-dependent receptor, which produces MMLEILVLAALAGESDEIDRLVVRGRNIAPEAPQSTATVSEEEIENIRPTHPAELFSRLPGSWVTRGSGQEHLTAIRSPILSGAGGCGALLILETGIPIRPPGFCNVNNLFEVNLDQAGSVSVLRGPGGLGHASGGLHGVIDITPRMLSPRADDRLRLEAGSHDYYRASGRLTSEVADGRIGADFSATDAGSFRVDEQYEHQLGTLQYVVPIERGQWRTLLSGARLDQDTAGYILGYRAYADPDLRRQNLNPEAFRRASALRLISQAEWIGADGVEHRFSGFARRSRMTFLQHFLPGKPLERNGQVSAGVQYDRDDPARGLAWGVDAELFRGDLSQVQDGPASDVPPPVAGIRPAGKHYDYVVDGRRLGGYLARTFDLADDWQFRAGVHADWIRYDYDNRMRTGNLAEDGTACDFGGCLYNRPADRSDEFLELAPELTLSRRFDNGQAWLRLARGFRAPQATELYRLQRGQDVANLDPERLDAIEVGVRSQAPFDWELVAYYQRKRNYIFRDGEGFNVSDGKSGHRGIEFSLRFPVTDHLDFGARGSYAIHRYRFSRDLGGETIVQGNDMPAAPRRMASADLNWNAGHRLDFQFAAEFTGRYWLDAANRRGHSSMTLLHFSSRYDLPGGWRLGLRVRNLLDRRYAERADFAFGNYRYFPGAGRTAYATLAIAW; this is translated from the coding sequence ATGATGCTCGAAATTCTGGTGCTGGCTGCGCTGGCGGGTGAATCCGATGAGATTGACCGGCTGGTGGTGCGTGGACGCAATATCGCGCCGGAGGCGCCGCAGTCCACCGCGACAGTGTCGGAGGAAGAGATCGAAAACATCCGGCCCACTCATCCGGCCGAGCTTTTCTCGCGTCTGCCGGGCAGCTGGGTCACGCGCGGTAGCGGTCAGGAGCACCTTACCGCCATTCGCTCGCCGATTCTCTCCGGCGCCGGCGGTTGTGGCGCGCTGCTGATCCTCGAGACCGGCATTCCGATTCGGCCGCCGGGTTTCTGCAACGTCAACAACCTGTTCGAGGTCAACCTGGATCAAGCCGGCAGCGTCAGCGTGTTGCGGGGTCCGGGCGGGCTCGGTCATGCATCCGGCGGTCTGCACGGCGTCATCGACATCACGCCGAGAATGCTGTCGCCGCGTGCGGACGACAGACTGCGTCTTGAAGCGGGCAGCCACGACTACTATCGCGCTTCCGGCCGATTGACCAGCGAAGTCGCCGATGGTCGGATCGGCGCCGATTTCAGCGCCACCGATGCCGGCAGTTTCCGGGTCGACGAGCAGTATGAACATCAACTGGGGACCCTTCAGTATGTCGTGCCGATCGAGCGCGGGCAGTGGCGAACGCTGCTCAGCGGCGCCCGGCTGGACCAGGATACCGCCGGATATATTCTCGGCTATCGTGCCTATGCCGATCCGGATCTGCGACGTCAGAATCTCAACCCCGAGGCTTTCCGGCGCGCCAGTGCGCTGCGCTTGATTTCGCAAGCCGAGTGGATCGGCGCCGACGGAGTCGAGCACCGCTTTTCGGGTTTTGCCCGGCGCTCGCGCATGACCTTCCTGCAGCATTTCCTGCCGGGCAAGCCGCTGGAGCGAAACGGCCAGGTCTCGGCCGGTGTGCAGTACGATCGTGACGATCCGGCGCGCGGCCTCGCCTGGGGCGTGGATGCCGAGCTGTTCCGCGGCGACCTCAGCCAGGTCCAGGACGGTCCGGCCAGCGACGTGCCGCCGCCGGTGGCCGGCATCCGGCCGGCGGGGAAGCACTACGACTACGTCGTCGACGGCCGACGCCTGGGCGGCTACCTGGCCCGCACCTTTGACCTGGCCGACGACTGGCAGTTTCGCGCCGGCGTTCACGCCGACTGGATCCGCTATGACTACGACAACCGCATGCGGACCGGCAACCTGGCCGAGGACGGTACGGCCTGTGACTTCGGCGGCTGTCTCTACAACCGCCCGGCCGATCGCAGCGATGAATTCCTGGAGCTTGCCCCCGAATTGACGTTGAGCCGCCGGTTCGACAACGGTCAGGCCTGGCTGCGCCTTGCCCGCGGCTTTCGCGCACCTCAGGCGACCGAGCTCTACCGCCTGCAGCGCGGCCAGGATGTCGCCAATCTCGATCCGGAACGTCTCGATGCCATCGAAGTCGGTGTGCGCAGCCAGGCGCCTTTCGACTGGGAGCTGGTCGCCTACTACCAGCGCAAGCGCAACTACATTTTCCGTGACGGCGAGGGTTTCAACGTCAGCGACGGCAAGTCAGGTCATCGCGGTATCGAGTTTTCGTTGAGGTTTCCAGTGACCGATCACCTCGACTTCGGTGCACGTGGCAGCTATGCCATTCATCGCTACCGTTTCAGTCGCGATCTGGGTGGGGAGACCATCGTGCAGGGCAATGACATGCCCGCCGCCCCGCGCCGCATGGCCAGTGCGGATCTCAACTGGAATGCGGGTCATCGACTCGATTTCCAGTTCGCGGCGGAGTTCACGGGGCGCTACTGGCTGGATGCCGCCAATCGACGCGGACATTCGTCGATGACCCTGCTTCATTTTTCAAGCCGCTATGATCTGCCGGGCGGTTGGCGGCTCGGTCTCCGGGTGCGGAACCTTCTGGATCGCCGCTATGCCGAGCGTGCGGATTTCGCTTTCGGCAATTATCGTTACTTCCCCGGGGCAGGCAGGACGGCGTATGCCACGCTTGCCATCGCCTGGTAG
- a CDS encoding GGDEF domain-containing protein: MTSDTDRHPTDGETVLLGSRRGVDERHEACLVIIRGARLGSRIVPGDNPLVIGRAVDADFQISDRSISRRHCRIFHEDGRYWIADLDSTNHTWLNDEVIERAPLRDGDLVRISQTVLKFVDEGNIEAGYHSELHESTIRDALTGLYNRRHAMAVLEKEAARAQRDSGYKLALVILDLDFFKEINDEHGHLAGDGILKQLTDLAAERVRGSDTLARIGGEEFALILPDTTAEEAWQLAESIRQTIAGTSFRIGEEEKPITLSAGVATWQPEMESISELLRAADRQLYKAKSSGRNLVC, from the coding sequence ATGACGAGCGACACCGACCGGCACCCCACCGACGGTGAGACCGTTCTGCTCGGCAGCCGGCGCGGCGTCGATGAGCGTCACGAGGCCTGTCTGGTCATCATTCGTGGGGCGCGGCTGGGTTCCCGCATCGTTCCCGGTGATAATCCGCTGGTCATCGGACGGGCCGTGGATGCCGATTTCCAGATCTCCGATCGCAGTATCTCGCGTCGCCATTGCCGGATATTCCACGAAGACGGTCGCTACTGGATCGCGGATCTCGATTCGACCAATCACACCTGGCTCAACGACGAAGTGATCGAACGCGCTCCGCTGCGCGACGGTGACCTGGTGCGGATCAGTCAAACCGTACTCAAGTTCGTCGACGAGGGGAACATCGAGGCCGGCTACCACTCGGAGCTGCACGAGAGCACCATCCGCGATGCCCTGACCGGGCTGTACAACCGGCGCCACGCCATGGCGGTACTGGAAAAGGAAGCGGCCCGGGCACAGCGCGATTCCGGTTACAAGCTGGCGCTGGTCATTCTCGACCTGGATTTCTTCAAGGAAATCAACGACGAACACGGTCACCTGGCCGGCGACGGCATTCTCAAGCAACTGACCGACCTGGCGGCCGAGCGGGTACGCGGCAGCGACACGCTGGCGCGCATCGGCGGCGAGGAATTCGCATTGATTCTTCCCGACACCACCGCCGAAGAAGCCTGGCAATTGGCCGAGTCCATTCGCCAGACCATTGCCGGGACGAGCTTTCGCATCGGTGAGGAAGAAAAGCCCATCACACTTTCGGCCGGGGTCGCGACCTGGCAACCGGAAATGGAAAGCATCAGCGAGCTTTTGCGCGCCGCCGACCGACAGCTTTATAAGGCCAAGTCATCCGGCCGCAACCTCGTTTGTTAG
- a CDS encoding ligand-binding sensor domain-containing diguanylate cyclase produces the protein MIVSIYTSHQSAFLLTLDPGETQPQSVARQTAFRRLWLGAMLIIGGALSSVSSAQTYNFHHFGADDGLPQVQVFAIAQDAEGYLWVGTYSGLGRYNGRQFQNFSKLDGLGANLVSALAVGPEGHLWAGTGSGLCRFNADEEHFHCPQGEGLEQAHVNTLMTNDNALWAGTDRGLYRVQGDQISRIEDSASANIQSLAQDHTGSLWVGTADGLLRQGPASDKFQAVSLPNNSATSVTALHADGDHLWIGTSSGLYRHLDGGVQRLDDIPSDLANADISGIVSNDTGELWVASNQGVYWQRANGEQAFLDRSNGLTNEIAHTIFMDREGLVWIGHDDGLSKWIPSAFTGYLTSHGLIDNFVRSITEDNQGRLWLGTRSGVQIVAREDGDWNFDSARTLTVADGLLDDRVYAVAFPGPGQALIATDNGVARWREDEGIVEIITDADGLPTNNTQSVMVDHSGGVWIGTNLGTVFMEDGEIRPVDDPTLAGAYAFRIREDEAGRVWFGTRDNGLFVLANGKFTQFGAADGVTDETIWDLSPAGDNSMWIGSNGDGLFRVHADGSAEQLTEADGLSDNFVWQVLEDSRGHVWAYTNRGLSRYDGMEFRNFGRDDGLLHVEGGATGAWESHDGNLWFASADGLMRYDPEYIHSEMQPPHVVVERVTHEGRLVTEGETLPPGAGNMDIHYAAMSFRSEDALRYRYRLAGGDESWSEPMEYRPVTFGNLSGGEYVFEVQAQYGEGPWTVQPAQFAFSVRPHFWATAWFWALTIVLGGLLVWALVRLKLRASELRRRELEAQVIERTRDLEKANKKLEAASITDPLTGLHNRRFLMNQIIADIAQSRRAYVGDKEHPNRDIVFMMIDLDNFKQINDEHGHLVGDLVLRGYSDILRRQLRTSDYVVRWGGEEFLVVARQTEAKRLDVIAERMMTEARDAVFEVDGVKGGLRCTCSIGICHFPFVQSEPDAMNWEQIVDVADCAIYMAKRLGRNGWVAIHGTEKARVDDAQEFLRRLKSDLESLVAAGEIVIESSFPNPLDADN, from the coding sequence ATGATTGTCTCCATTTATACCAGCCATCAATCTGCATTCCTTCTGACTCTCGATCCGGGAGAAACACAACCGCAATCCGTTGCCCGCCAGACCGCATTCCGGCGTTTATGGCTCGGGGCAATGCTGATCATCGGCGGTGCCCTCAGCAGCGTCTCGAGTGCTCAGACGTACAACTTCCATCACTTCGGCGCTGACGACGGGTTACCGCAGGTTCAGGTCTTCGCCATTGCCCAGGATGCCGAGGGTTACCTCTGGGTTGGCACCTACAGCGGCTTGGGGCGCTACAACGGCCGGCAGTTCCAGAATTTTTCCAAGCTCGATGGCCTCGGCGCCAATCTGGTGTCGGCGCTGGCCGTCGGCCCCGAAGGCCACTTGTGGGCGGGAACCGGGTCGGGTCTATGCCGCTTCAATGCAGATGAGGAACATTTTCATTGTCCACAAGGCGAAGGCCTGGAGCAGGCGCATGTCAATACCTTGATGACGAACGATAATGCGCTTTGGGCCGGCACTGATCGCGGCCTCTACCGGGTGCAGGGCGATCAGATCAGTCGGATCGAGGACTCTGCCAGCGCCAACATCCAGAGTCTGGCCCAGGACCACACGGGCAGTTTGTGGGTCGGGACGGCGGATGGCTTGCTGCGTCAGGGCCCAGCAAGCGATAAATTTCAGGCTGTGTCACTACCGAACAATTCCGCGACTTCCGTGACTGCATTGCACGCCGACGGCGATCACCTCTGGATAGGGACCAGCTCCGGCCTGTATCGCCATCTCGACGGCGGCGTCCAGCGCCTTGACGATATTCCATCCGATCTTGCCAATGCCGATATCAGCGGCATTGTCAGTAACGATACGGGTGAGTTGTGGGTGGCATCAAACCAGGGCGTGTACTGGCAGAGGGCCAACGGAGAGCAGGCTTTTCTCGATCGCAGCAATGGCCTGACCAATGAAATCGCTCACACGATCTTCATGGATCGGGAAGGGCTGGTCTGGATTGGTCACGACGACGGACTGAGCAAGTGGATTCCCAGTGCGTTTACCGGCTATCTCACCAGCCACGGCCTGATCGACAATTTCGTTCGCTCGATTACCGAGGACAATCAGGGCCGACTGTGGCTTGGAACGCGCTCGGGCGTGCAGATTGTCGCTCGCGAAGATGGTGACTGGAATTTTGATTCGGCCCGGACCCTGACGGTAGCCGACGGCCTGCTGGACGATCGCGTTTACGCCGTGGCCTTTCCCGGCCCCGGACAAGCCTTGATCGCAACCGACAACGGTGTGGCCCGCTGGCGCGAGGATGAAGGGATCGTCGAGATCATCACCGATGCGGACGGTCTACCGACCAACAATACCCAATCGGTAATGGTGGATCATTCCGGCGGGGTCTGGATTGGCACCAATCTGGGCACGGTGTTCATGGAAGACGGCGAGATCCGGCCGGTCGACGATCCGACATTGGCCGGTGCTTACGCTTTCCGGATTCGCGAGGATGAAGCCGGGCGAGTTTGGTTCGGGACACGTGACAATGGACTGTTTGTCCTTGCCAACGGCAAATTCACTCAATTCGGTGCGGCCGACGGCGTCACCGATGAAACCATCTGGGATCTCTCCCCGGCCGGCGACAACAGCATGTGGATCGGCAGCAACGGAGACGGGCTGTTCCGGGTGCATGCCGACGGCTCAGCCGAGCAACTTACCGAGGCCGACGGTTTGTCGGACAATTTTGTCTGGCAGGTACTCGAGGATAGCCGGGGACATGTCTGGGCCTATACCAACCGTGGATTGTCCCGTTACGACGGCATGGAGTTCCGGAATTTCGGCCGCGACGACGGCCTGCTGCATGTCGAGGGAGGTGCTACCGGCGCCTGGGAAAGCCATGACGGCAATCTCTGGTTTGCTTCGGCCGATGGTCTGATGCGCTACGACCCGGAATACATCCACTCCGAAATGCAACCACCACATGTGGTCGTGGAACGCGTCACTCACGAGGGGCGCTTGGTCACCGAGGGGGAAACCCTGCCGCCAGGGGCCGGCAACATGGACATCCACTATGCCGCCATGAGCTTTCGCTCTGAGGATGCGTTGCGCTATCGCTACCGGCTGGCAGGCGGTGATGAGAGCTGGTCGGAACCCATGGAATACCGCCCGGTAACCTTCGGCAATCTCAGTGGTGGCGAATATGTGTTTGAAGTGCAGGCGCAGTATGGCGAGGGACCGTGGACGGTGCAGCCGGCGCAATTCGCTTTCAGCGTACGCCCGCATTTCTGGGCCACGGCCTGGTTCTGGGCACTGACGATTGTCTTGGGCGGTCTTTTGGTCTGGGCGCTGGTCCGGCTGAAGCTGCGCGCGAGTGAGCTCCGGCGGCGAGAACTCGAGGCCCAGGTGATCGAACGCACCCGGGACCTTGAAAAGGCCAATAAAAAACTTGAAGCGGCATCGATCACGGATCCGCTGACCGGGCTGCACAACCGTCGATTTCTGATGAATCAGATCATTGCCGATATCGCACAATCTCGGCGTGCCTACGTCGGCGACAAGGAACATCCCAACCGCGATATCGTTTTCATGATGATCGACCTGGATAACTTCAAGCAAATCAATGACGAACACGGTCACTTGGTGGGTGACCTGGTATTGCGCGGCTACTCGGATATCCTGCGCCGCCAGTTGCGCACCTCGGACTATGTCGTGCGCTGGGGCGGGGAGGAGTTTCTGGTCGTGGCTCGTCAGACCGAGGCCAAGCGTCTCGATGTCATTGCCGAGCGCATGATGACCGAGGCCCGCGATGCGGTATTCGAGGTCGACGGCGTCAAGGGTGGATTGCGCTGTACCTGTTCGATCGGTATATGCCACTTCCCGTTCGTGCAGAGCGAACCGGACGCGATGAACTGGGAACAGATCGTTGATGTGGCCGATTGCGCAATCTACATGGCCAAACGGCTCGGGCGCAATGGCTGGGTGGCGATCCACGGTACGGAGAAAGCCCGAGTCGATGATGCACAGGAATTTCTACGCCGTCTCAAGTCGGATCTGGAGAGCCTGGTGGCAGCGGGCGAGATCGTGATCGAGAGCAGCTTCCCGAATCCGCTGGACGCTGACAACTAA